A genomic region of Pseudoxanthomonas suwonensis contains the following coding sequences:
- a CDS encoding ABC transporter ATP-binding protein: MIPGAEAVTPVIHTIGLGKVYSPGSEAEVVALRNVDLSVAAGEFIAIMGPSGSGKSTLMNLIGCLDTPSAGRYLCDGVDVSTLDAEELAALRRDKIGFVFQGFHLLPRMSALDNVAMPLGYARVPPAERRERARAALEAVGLGARVDHRPNELSGGQQQRVAIARALINHPSILLADEPTGALDSRTGEEILALFKRLRDDGHTVVLITHDAHVAAHADRICEMSDGELHEAARGEVAT; this comes from the coding sequence ATGATCCCCGGCGCCGAAGCCGTCACCCCGGTCATCCACACCATCGGCCTGGGCAAGGTCTATTCGCCCGGAAGCGAGGCCGAGGTGGTGGCGCTGAGGAACGTCGACCTGAGCGTGGCCGCCGGCGAGTTCATCGCGATCATGGGCCCGTCCGGTTCGGGCAAGTCGACCCTGATGAACCTGATCGGCTGCCTGGACACGCCCAGCGCCGGCCGCTACCTGTGCGACGGCGTGGACGTGTCGACGTTGGACGCCGAGGAACTGGCGGCGCTGCGCCGCGACAAGATCGGCTTCGTGTTCCAGGGCTTCCACCTGCTGCCGCGGATGAGCGCGCTGGACAACGTGGCCATGCCGCTGGGCTATGCCCGGGTGCCGCCGGCCGAGCGGCGCGAGCGGGCGCGCGCGGCGCTGGAGGCGGTGGGCCTGGGCGCACGCGTGGACCATCGGCCGAACGAACTGTCCGGCGGCCAGCAGCAGCGGGTGGCGATCGCGCGCGCGCTGATCAACCATCCGTCGATCCTGCTGGCCGACGAGCCCACCGGCGCGCTGGACAGCCGCACCGGCGAGGAGATCCTGGCCCTGTTCAAGCGCCTGCGCGACGATGGCCACACCGTGGTGCTGATCACCCACGACGCCCATGTCGCCGCCCACGCCGACCGCATCTGCGAGATGAGCGACGGCGAACTGCACGAAGCCGCACGCGGGGAGGTGGCCACATGA
- a CDS encoding ABC transporter permease, with the protein MSFLDVLRTAIFALRGNWMRSALTSLGVIIGIAAVIVMVSVGQGTQAEIDRQLAGLGAQKLDIGPQAQRSMGGVRMSASSFFTLTEGDAAAIREDIPEVQYVSGSLRGSNQIVYAETNWSTSWQGIQPDFLQINGWQIANGAAFEAQHFNGEKVAIIGETVRRELFGSGTGIGETVRIGRTNFTVVGTLAPKGMSGFGRDQDDVVMVPLDTARRRLMGAMGLPPGAVMDISLAVADARDLSYVQGEVESLLRQRHRIEPGNADDFQVRNVSQLVATRTQTTRQMSWLLGAVATISLIVGGIGIMNIMLVSVTERIREIGLRLAVGAGPTDVRRQFLAEAMLLSLGGGVLGIVFGVAGALLVGQYNTELPIQLNGRVITLAAAFSVATGLFFGYYPARKASQLDPIEALRQ; encoded by the coding sequence ATGAGTTTCCTGGACGTCCTGCGCACCGCGATCTTCGCCCTGCGCGGCAACTGGATGCGCAGCGCGCTGACCTCGCTCGGCGTGATCATCGGCATCGCGGCCGTGATCGTCATGGTCTCGGTGGGGCAGGGCACCCAGGCCGAGATCGACCGGCAGCTGGCCGGGCTGGGCGCGCAGAAGCTGGACATCGGCCCGCAGGCGCAGCGCAGCATGGGCGGCGTGCGGATGAGCGCGAGCAGCTTCTTCACCCTGACCGAGGGCGACGCGGCGGCGATCCGCGAGGACATCCCCGAGGTCCAGTACGTATCCGGCTCGCTGCGCGGCAGCAACCAGATCGTCTATGCCGAGACCAACTGGTCGACCAGCTGGCAGGGCATCCAGCCGGATTTCCTGCAGATCAACGGCTGGCAGATCGCCAACGGCGCTGCGTTCGAAGCGCAGCATTTCAACGGCGAGAAGGTCGCGATCATCGGCGAGACGGTGCGCCGCGAACTGTTCGGCAGCGGCACCGGGATCGGCGAGACCGTGCGCATCGGCCGCACCAACTTCACCGTGGTCGGCACCCTGGCGCCGAAGGGCATGAGCGGCTTCGGCCGCGACCAGGACGACGTGGTGATGGTGCCGCTGGACACCGCGCGGCGCCGGCTGATGGGCGCGATGGGCCTGCCCCCGGGCGCGGTGATGGACATCTCGCTGGCGGTGGCCGACGCGCGCGACCTGTCCTACGTGCAGGGCGAAGTCGAGTCGCTGCTGCGCCAGCGCCACCGGATCGAGCCGGGCAACGCCGACGACTTCCAGGTCCGCAACGTCTCCCAGCTGGTGGCCACCCGCACCCAGACCACCCGGCAGATGTCCTGGCTGCTGGGCGCGGTGGCGACGATCTCGCTGATCGTCGGCGGCATCGGCATCATGAACATCATGCTGGTCTCGGTGACCGAGCGGATCCGCGAGATCGGCCTGCGCCTGGCGGTGGGCGCCGGGCCGACGGACGTGCGCCGGCAGTTCCTGGCCGAGGCGATGCTGCTGTCGCTGGGCGGTGGCGTGCTGGGGATCGTGTTCGGCGTCGCCGGCGCGCTGCTGGTCGGCCAGTACAACACCGAGCTGCCGATCCAGCTCAACGGCCGGGTCATCACCCTGGCGGCCGCGTTCTCGGTGGCCACCGGCCTGTTCTTCGGCTACTACCCGGCACGCAAGGCCTCGCAGCTGGATCCGATCGAGGCGTTGCGGCAGTAG
- a CDS encoding efflux RND transporter periplasmic adaptor subunit, with translation MSRSSRPQANRSRSLLFRAGTAIAVLILLGAGIWFWRQHQAAGAEGAFRTAPVERGNIRVSISSTGTLSATSTVIVGSQISGQVTEVLADFNDRVSKDQVLARIDPKTYEAQIEQGNAQVASARASLEQALATQRNAELDYRRKSELVQRQLVARSDVDLARAALDQANAQVASARAQIGQQTASTQATRVNLERTVIRSPVDGVVLTRSIEPGQTVAASLQAPELFTIAEDLAQMKIELAVDEADIGQVQPGQGVAFTVDAFPDRQFRGQVQQVRLAATTSNNVVTYPVVVAVDNSDGTLLPGLTVNAEIEVSRRDDVLKVSNAALRFKPADQAAAGPAAMAGGMRGGAGMLDDLAGFVATLELTPAQRAAFDSDAATARARQEEMRKAMEAAIQNAQRSGATGASGGGMPPGMVVMRGGPAQGAASGQMRQRTLERFQQNFAGFLGTLDESQRQAFEREIAALAGARRVMVHRLENGKAVPVQVRVGVSDGSSTEISGGVKEGDLLVTGERAATR, from the coding sequence GGGTGCCTTCCGCACCGCGCCGGTCGAACGCGGCAACATCCGGGTGTCGATCTCCTCGACCGGCACGCTCAGCGCGACCTCCACCGTCATCGTCGGCAGCCAGATCTCCGGCCAGGTGACCGAGGTGCTGGCCGACTTCAACGACCGGGTGAGCAAGGACCAGGTGCTGGCGCGGATCGACCCGAAGACCTACGAGGCCCAGATCGAGCAGGGCAACGCCCAGGTCGCCAGCGCGCGTGCCAGCCTCGAGCAGGCGCTGGCGACCCAGCGCAACGCCGAGCTGGATTACCGGCGCAAGTCCGAGCTGGTGCAACGCCAGCTGGTCGCGCGCAGCGACGTCGACCTGGCGCGGGCCGCGCTCGACCAGGCCAACGCCCAGGTCGCCTCCGCCCGCGCCCAGATCGGGCAGCAGACCGCCTCCACCCAGGCCACCCGGGTCAACCTCGAGCGCACCGTGATCCGCTCGCCGGTCGACGGCGTGGTCCTGACCCGCAGCATCGAGCCGGGCCAGACCGTGGCCGCCAGCCTGCAGGCGCCGGAACTGTTCACCATCGCCGAGGACCTGGCGCAGATGAAGATCGAGCTGGCGGTGGACGAGGCAGACATCGGCCAGGTCCAGCCCGGGCAGGGCGTGGCCTTCACCGTCGACGCCTTCCCCGATCGCCAGTTCCGCGGCCAGGTGCAGCAGGTGCGGCTGGCGGCGACCACCAGCAACAACGTGGTGACCTATCCGGTGGTGGTGGCGGTGGACAACAGCGACGGCACCCTGCTGCCGGGCCTGACCGTCAACGCCGAGATCGAGGTCAGCCGCCGCGACGACGTGCTGAAGGTGTCCAACGCGGCGCTGCGCTTCAAGCCGGCCGACCAGGCCGCGGCGGGCCCGGCGGCGATGGCCGGCGGCATGCGCGGTGGCGCGGGCATGCTCGACGACCTCGCCGGGTTCGTGGCCACCCTGGAACTCACGCCGGCCCAGCGGGCGGCGTTCGACAGCGACGCCGCCACCGCGCGTGCGCGCCAGGAGGAGATGCGCAAGGCGATGGAAGCGGCGATCCAGAACGCGCAGCGGTCTGGCGCGACGGGCGCGTCCGGTGGCGGCATGCCGCCCGGCATGGTCGTCATGCGCGGCGGGCCGGCGCAGGGCGCGGCCAGCGGCCAGATGCGCCAGCGCACCCTCGAGCGCTTCCAGCAGAACTTCGCCGGCTTCCTCGGCACGCTCGACGAATCGCAGCGGCAGGCGTTCGAGCGCGAGATCGCGGCCCTGGCCGGCGCGCGCCGGGTGATGGTCCACCGGCTGGAAAACGGCAAGGCGGTGCCGGTGCAGGTGCGGGTCGGCGTCAGCGACGGCAGCAGCACCGAGATTTCCGGCGGGGTGAAGGAAGGCGACCTGCTGGTCACCGGCGAGCGGGCGGCCACGCGATGA